A part of Olleya sp. Bg11-27 genomic DNA contains:
- a CDS encoding type IX secretion system membrane protein PorP/SprF: protein MKNYCIVILAVMGLGFYSNQSYAQQDAQYTQYMYNTLSVNPAYAGSRDVLSFVGLYRTQWVGLDGAPDTFTASLHSPVGEKVGVGLNITQDEIFITSETYIDLSFSYTLDLANDAKLALGIKAGGHFLNIDTNKLNTGAFNQGDSDTEINVDNKFSPQFGLGLYYYTDTFYLGLSAPNILETEHFDENAANNNSFATAKEKVNFYIMAGKIFDLTPDIKFKPSTLFKVVDGAPLQVDLSASVLLKEKLTLGLAYRWNAAMSAMAGFQVSDQIMLGIAYDRETTELQQFNDGSYEVFLRFELFKRNNRMISPRFF, encoded by the coding sequence ATGAAAAATTATTGCATAGTTATTTTAGCCGTAATGGGATTAGGATTTTATTCTAATCAAAGTTATGCGCAACAAGATGCTCAATACACTCAATACATGTATAACACACTTAGTGTTAACCCAGCTTATGCTGGTTCTAGAGATGTATTAAGTTTTGTTGGTTTATATAGGACGCAATGGGTCGGTTTAGACGGGGCGCCAGACACCTTTACAGCATCATTACACTCACCAGTAGGAGAAAAGGTTGGAGTAGGTCTTAATATTACACAAGATGAAATATTTATTACTAGTGAAACTTATATTGACTTATCATTTAGTTACACCTTAGACTTGGCAAATGATGCTAAGTTAGCATTAGGAATTAAGGCAGGAGGACACTTTTTAAATATAGATACCAATAAGTTAAATACTGGAGCTTTCAATCAAGGCGATTCCGATACGGAGATAAATGTGGATAATAAATTTTCTCCACAATTTGGACTAGGACTTTATTATTATACAGACACCTTTTACTTAGGTTTAAGTGCTCCCAATATTTTGGAGACAGAGCATTTTGATGAAAATGCAGCAAATAATAACTCTTTTGCAACAGCAAAGGAAAAGGTTAATTTTTATATTATGGCAGGAAAAATATTTGACTTAACTCCAGATATTAAATTTAAACCGTCCACATTATTTAAAGTTGTTGATGGAGCACCATTACAAGTCGATTTATCTGCTAGCGTTTTATTAAAAGAAAAACTAACTTTAGGTCTTGCTTACAGATGGAATGCTGCAATGAGTGCTATGGCTGGTTTTCAAGTTTCAGATCAGATTATGCTTGGTATTGCATATGATAGAGAAACGACAGAATTGCAACAATTTAATGACGGATCTTATGAAGTGTTTTTAAGATTTGAATTGTTCAAAAGAAATAACCGTATGATTTCTCCAAGATTCTTCTAA
- a CDS encoding OmpA family protein, which translates to MRNKITLYITLFFLSINVLLAQEKKEVTEGNKEFDKLAYIEARESYLKAASDGVNSDQLLKNLGDSYYFNADYKNAAKWYGQLFESSDNIEPEYIYRYALSLKSDEKYLASDNVMEKFHETKGEDYRANLFVNERNYLEEIELQSGRFELINVHFNSKLSDFAPSFYQGTLIYSSNRNARGFSKRVHDWNEQPFLDLYKLNDTDGSKPSSSKFSSEINSIYHESTAVFTKDDLTMYFTRNNYTDEDYKQDEEGTNRLKLYRAKRADKSSTDWDVQELPFNSDQYSVAHPALSPDGKTLYFASDMPGSKGFSDLYKVEVNNGAFGEIKNLGDKINTEGRETFPFISKDNKLYFASDGHVGLGGLDIFVSDLKDNKIGDVFNLGRPVNGPNDDFTFILNNTTGIGYFASNRAGGVGDDDIYSFKSIKPLITKCEQSINGIVLDVKDDQPIANAVVYLLNENNKVIEEKTSRIDGSFNFTLDCSQTYSIRSTKEAYNPAEKVFNTPNRTGVVERALFMKKQDVLPAPLGTDIAPLLGINIIYFDLDKAYIRQDAEVELRKIIDFLNVYSNVNIDVRSHTDSRNTSEYNLDLSNRRAKSTIDYLVNVGGINSARLTGQGYGETQLRNRCSDGTPCSESEHQLNRRSEFIIVK; encoded by the coding sequence ATGAGAAATAAAATTACATTATATATTACCTTATTTTTTCTTTCAATAAATGTTTTATTGGCTCAAGAGAAAAAAGAAGTCACAGAAGGGAATAAAGAGTTTGATAAATTAGCCTATATAGAGGCAAGAGAATCCTACTTAAAAGCAGCTAGTGATGGCGTTAATTCCGATCAACTATTAAAAAACTTAGGGGATTCTTATTATTTTAATGCTGATTATAAAAATGCAGCTAAATGGTATGGACAATTATTTGAGTCATCAGATAATATTGAACCAGAATATATCTATCGCTATGCATTGTCTTTAAAAAGTGATGAAAAATATTTGGCTTCAGATAATGTAATGGAGAAATTTCATGAGACTAAAGGGGAAGACTACCGTGCTAATTTATTTGTAAATGAAAGAAATTATTTAGAAGAAATAGAACTGCAGTCTGGACGTTTTGAACTTATTAACGTACATTTTAATTCTAAATTATCAGATTTTGCACCTTCATTTTATCAAGGGACATTAATTTATTCATCTAATAGAAATGCTAGAGGGTTTTCAAAAAGAGTTCATGATTGGAATGAACAGCCTTTTTTAGACCTTTATAAACTCAATGATACGGATGGTTCAAAACCAAGTAGTTCTAAATTTAGTAGCGAAATAAACTCTATTTATCATGAGTCTACTGCCGTTTTTACTAAGGATGATTTAACCATGTATTTTACAAGAAACAATTATACAGATGAAGATTATAAGCAGGATGAGGAAGGTACCAATAGATTAAAATTATATAGAGCAAAGCGAGCGGATAAGAGCAGTACGGATTGGGATGTTCAAGAATTACCATTTAACAGTGATCAATATTCAGTGGCGCATCCAGCATTAAGTCCTGATGGAAAAACACTTTATTTTGCTAGTGATATGCCTGGGTCAAAAGGATTTTCTGATTTGTATAAAGTGGAAGTAAACAATGGTGCTTTCGGAGAAATAAAAAATCTTGGAGACAAAATTAATACTGAAGGGAGAGAGACTTTTCCATTTATTAGTAAAGATAATAAATTATATTTTGCATCAGATGGGCACGTTGGTTTAGGGGGCTTGGATATTTTTGTTTCAGATTTAAAGGATAATAAAATTGGCGATGTTTTTAATTTAGGAAGACCTGTAAACGGACCTAACGATGATTTTACTTTTATTCTTAATAACACCACTGGTATTGGGTATTTTGCTTCTAATAGAGCGGGAGGTGTTGGGGATGATGATATTTATAGTTTTAAAAGTATAAAACCGTTAATTACTAAATGCGAACAATCTATTAATGGAATTGTGCTAGATGTTAAAGATGACCAACCAATAGCCAATGCTGTTGTGTACCTGTTGAATGAAAATAATAAAGTTATTGAAGAAAAGACGTCTAGAATAGATGGTAGTTTTAACTTTACTTTAGATTGTTCTCAAACCTATTCTATTAGGTCAACTAAAGAAGCGTATAACCCTGCAGAAAAAGTGTTTAATACACCAAATAGGACAGGTGTTGTAGAGCGTGCTTTATTTATGAAAAAACAGGATGTGCTTCCTGCTCCATTAGGAACGGATATTGCACCTTTATTGGGTATAAATATTATTTACTTTGATTTAGATAAAGCTTATATAAGACAAGATGCAGAAGTAGAATTACGTAAAATCATTGATTTCTTAAATGTGTACTCTAATGTTAATATTGATGTGAGATCGCATACGGATAGTCGTAATACAAGTGAGTATAATCTTGATTTATCTAATAGAAGAGCTAAATCAACGATAGACTATCTAGTTAATGTTGGTGGTATTAATAGCGCAAGACTAACAGGTCAAGGGTATGGAGAAACACAATTGCGAAATAGATGTAGTGACGGTACGCCTTGTAGTGAGTCTGAGCATCAATTAAACAGAAGAAGTGAATTTATTATTGTAAAATGA
- a CDS encoding M28 family peptidase, with product MLKKAIAILIIILAVYASFDALLPNKISDLETPLHQFSTDRALIQLAEISKKPHYTGSEAHTKVRHYIVSELEKLGLETQLQEGYTISKWGNLAKPINILARIKGTANTKALMLLTHYDSNPHSSIGASDAGSGVVTILEGLRAFLAEGKSPKNDIIIGITDAEELGLNGADLFVNQHEWAKDIGLVLNFEARGSGGPSYMLIETNGGNANLMKGFVAANPKFPVANSLAYSIYKMLPNDTDLTVFRRDGDIEGFNFAFIDDHFDYHTEMDNYERLDRNTLEHQGSYIMPLLQHFSQANLADVKSNEDYIYFNVPFFKTVIYPFSWILPMLILAAVIFISLIIYGFRHKKLQSKAIGKGFLAFILSLVFSGVLGVFGWRLITILYPEYGELLHGFTYNGHSYIWFFVLLSLAISFLFYNNVYKTTNTASVMIAPLTFWLLICAAVALKLEGASFFIIPVYFSLIAFYILLRKKQPNLIGMALLCTPSLFILSPFIKMFPVGLGLKMLVVSAIFTVLIFGLCLPVFGFLKHKKRWSYLFFFFGIIAFFIAHLNSAFTPDTPKPNSLVYTLNADDNTALWATYDTVLDNYTKNFIGETPKEASDLNKNTFGSKYASGFTYTSHAPVKAIPMPKIEVSNDTIIGETRYFNICIMPQRNVQRMELFSDSTNHYKSFKINGIDAYRYEGDSLVFKNRKHNRLFSFFASKDETLDMLISVPKNQTTQLQLFEASFDLLDNDLFSIPKRSESMIPKPFILNDAVVIKKTLQSNKNNSLINNPLRQNIKYFHNFDAIKIITMKKILYLALFSFSFGVTAQSNDDLTNHYEAYYKQMKTQGDVQGIINAITHLNVLKPSEARKDTLAYIYLNEGKFNQALNTIGIEQKSTDSDMALEVKAVSLKSLGNIKASLPFFETIYTKYQNPQVAYELAEINLNLNNLTDAKKYIDLGVVNVKDNQSKSFYETQQPYKVPLKSAFYYLDALVKFNENKDTNKPAALLLLDKALAIEPRFNMALIAKNALSPQNTTEIKN from the coding sequence ATGTTAAAAAAAGCAATTGCTATCCTTATAATTATTCTTGCTGTTTACGCCAGTTTTGATGCTTTATTACCGAATAAAATTTCTGATCTAGAGACGCCGTTACATCAATTCTCGACAGACCGCGCCTTGATACAATTGGCCGAAATCTCTAAAAAACCACATTATACCGGTAGCGAAGCGCACACAAAGGTTAGACACTATATTGTTTCAGAATTAGAAAAATTAGGATTAGAAACCCAACTTCAAGAAGGGTATACCATAAGTAAATGGGGTAATTTGGCAAAACCAATAAACATACTTGCTAGAATAAAAGGAACTGCAAATACTAAAGCATTAATGCTATTAACGCATTACGATAGTAACCCACATAGTTCTATAGGTGCTAGTGACGCTGGCTCTGGCGTGGTTACCATTTTAGAAGGTTTACGTGCTTTTCTAGCAGAAGGTAAATCTCCAAAAAACGATATTATCATTGGTATTACAGATGCTGAAGAATTAGGTTTAAATGGAGCCGATTTGTTTGTTAACCAACACGAATGGGCAAAAGATATCGGTTTAGTTTTAAATTTTGAAGCTAGAGGAAGCGGAGGCCCAAGTTATATGCTTATCGAAACTAATGGCGGAAATGCGAACCTAATGAAAGGTTTTGTTGCTGCAAATCCTAAATTCCCTGTCGCCAACTCCCTAGCCTACAGTATATACAAAATGCTGCCAAATGATACAGACTTAACCGTTTTTAGACGTGATGGAGATATAGAAGGTTTCAACTTTGCTTTTATAGACGACCATTTTGATTATCACACAGAAATGGATAATTACGAGCGTTTAGACCGAAACACCTTGGAACATCAAGGCAGTTATATCATGCCTTTATTACAACATTTTAGTCAAGCCAATTTAGCAGATGTAAAAAGTAACGAGGACTATATTTACTTTAATGTTCCATTTTTTAAAACTGTAATTTATCCTTTTAGCTGGATACTCCCCATGCTAATACTAGCTGCTGTTATTTTTATTAGTCTTATTATTTATGGATTTAGACATAAAAAACTACAATCAAAAGCAATCGGTAAAGGATTTTTAGCCTTTATACTAAGCTTAGTTTTTAGTGGGGTATTAGGTGTTTTTGGCTGGCGACTTATAACTATTTTGTATCCTGAATACGGAGAACTACTCCATGGTTTCACCTATAATGGACATAGTTACATCTGGTTTTTTGTATTGTTAAGTTTAGCGATTAGCTTTTTGTTTTATAATAACGTTTATAAAACTACTAATACAGCTAGTGTAATGATTGCACCCTTAACGTTTTGGTTATTAATCTGTGCTGCAGTTGCTTTAAAATTGGAAGGTGCTAGTTTTTTTATAATTCCTGTTTATTTTAGTTTAATAGCATTTTATATTTTACTTAGAAAAAAGCAACCCAACTTAATTGGAATGGCATTATTATGTACTCCCAGCTTATTTATCTTATCTCCTTTTATTAAAATGTTTCCTGTAGGGTTAGGTTTAAAAATGTTAGTGGTTAGCGCGATTTTTACCGTATTAATCTTTGGATTATGCCTACCCGTTTTTGGGTTTTTAAAGCATAAAAAAAGATGGAGTTACCTCTTCTTTTTCTTCGGAATAATTGCCTTTTTCATAGCACATCTTAATTCAGCATTTACACCAGACACTCCAAAACCTAATAGTTTAGTTTACACCCTTAATGCCGATGACAATACTGCACTTTGGGCTACTTACGATACTGTGTTGGATAACTATACTAAAAACTTTATTGGAGAAACACCTAAAGAAGCCTCTGATTTAAATAAAAATACATTTGGCAGTAAGTATGCCTCAGGTTTTACTTATACCAGTCATGCGCCTGTAAAAGCTATTCCTATGCCAAAAATTGAAGTCTCTAACGACACAATCATTGGTGAGACTCGTTATTTTAATATTTGCATCATGCCACAGCGTAATGTACAACGTATGGAACTCTTTTCAGATTCGACAAACCACTATAAATCTTTCAAGATTAATGGTATTGATGCTTATCGCTATGAAGGCGATTCTTTAGTCTTTAAAAACAGAAAGCACAATAGACTGTTTAGCTTTTTTGCTAGTAAAGATGAAACGCTAGACATGCTGATAAGCGTTCCTAAAAACCAAACAACGCAATTACAATTATTTGAAGCGTCTTTTGACTTGTTAGATAACGACTTGTTTAGTATCCCAAAAAGAAGTGAGAGTATGATTCCAAAACCCTTTATTTTAAATGATGCGGTGGTGATAAAAAAGACATTACAATCAAATAAAAACAACTCATTAATTAATAACCCTTTAAGACAAAACATCAAATATTTTCATAATTTTGACGCAATTAAAATTATAACCATGAAAAAGATACTTTACTTAGCCCTTTTTAGTTTCAGTTTTGGAGTCACTGCTCAATCTAATGATGATTTGACAAACCATTACGAGGCGTATTACAAACAAATGAAGACGCAAGGTGATGTCCAAGGTATTATAAATGCCATAACACACCTTAATGTTTTAAAACCATCTGAAGCAAGAAAAGACACTCTAGCTTATATTTATCTAAACGAAGGAAAGTTTAACCAAGCATTAAACACTATTGGTATAGAACAAAAATCTACAGATTCCGATATGGCTCTGGAGGTAAAAGCAGTATCATTAAAATCTTTAGGAAATATAAAAGCGTCTCTTCCTTTTTTTGAAACCATTTATACTAAATATCAAAATCCGCAAGTCGCTTATGAACTAGCTGAAATTAACTTAAATCTAAACAACCTTACTGATGCTAAAAAATATATAGATTTAGGTGTAGTTAATGTAAAAGATAATCAAAGTAAAAGTTTTTACGAAACGCAACAACCTTACAAAGTACCCTTAAAATCCGCTTTTTACTATCTAGATGCTTTAGTAAAATTTAATGAAAATAAAGACACTAATAAACCTGCAGCTTTATTACTTTTAGATAAAGCTTTAGCTATTGAGCCACGTTTTAATATGGCTTTAATTGCTAAAAATGCTTTATCACCTCAAAACACAACAGAAATAAAAAACTAA
- a CDS encoding CBS domain-containing protein, whose protein sequence is MGIKSFEGPRKGQQQAENNQSLKVSDYMTRDLITFKATQSVEEVIDTLIKYKISGGPVVNEKNELIGIISEGDCIKQISDSRYYNMPTQNNSVAQHMAKNVETIDGNLNVFDAANRFLESKRRRFPIVEDGKLVGQISQKDILKAAMQLKGHNWK, encoded by the coding sequence ATGGGAATTAAAAGTTTTGAAGGACCAAGAAAAGGACAACAACAAGCAGAAAATAATCAATCTTTAAAGGTTAGTGATTATATGACAAGAGATTTAATAACTTTTAAAGCGACACAAAGTGTGGAAGAGGTGATTGATACGCTGATAAAGTATAAAATTTCTGGAGGACCGGTGGTCAACGAGAAAAATGAATTAATTGGTATTATATCTGAAGGGGATTGTATCAAACAAATTAGTGATAGCAGATATTATAACATGCCAACGCAAAACAATAGTGTAGCGCAACATATGGCTAAAAATGTTGAAACTATAGATGGTAATCTTAATGTCTTTGATGCTGCTAACCGCTTTTTGGAATCTAAACGCAGGCGTTTTCCAATAGTAGAAGACGGGAAATTGGTGGGGCAAATTAGTCAAAAAGATATATTAAAAGCAGCTATGCAATTAAAAGGGCATAACTGGAAATAG
- a CDS encoding DUF2891 domain-containing protein, with translation MKKLILILLVFSFSCNNKNNNVATTTHIDVNKGDVVADTTPIPLDGKKATYLYHFAYDCLDQEYPNKLNQVLGDGTYLKTPQQLHPAFYGCFDWHSSVHGHWTLVTILKDFPNFESRDAVLAKLKATLTESNILKEIDYFDDQYNKTFERTYGWAWLLKLAESLKEWDTPEGQQLSKNLAPLTALIEKKCIAFFNKLNYPIRVGEHPNTAFGMSFALDYAKKYSPELEQVIIDKAKVFYLQDEGCPITWEPGGFDFLSPCLQEASLMAKVLPKTEYIKWLDAFLPNFRHNPSQFINTVEVVDKTDGKMAHLDGLNFSRAWCLYEMGLILDNQNMMALANTHFNASYDKMDSGEYAGAHWLASFALYALKSGAHKL, from the coding sequence ATGAAAAAACTAATACTTATACTGCTAGTGTTCAGCTTCAGCTGTAATAATAAAAACAATAACGTGGCGACCACAACTCATATTGACGTAAATAAAGGTGACGTTGTAGCAGACACAACTCCAATTCCGCTTGACGGAAAAAAAGCAACCTATTTATATCATTTTGCCTACGATTGTTTAGATCAAGAATATCCTAACAAACTAAATCAGGTTTTAGGAGATGGCACATATTTAAAAACACCACAGCAGTTACACCCTGCTTTTTATGGTTGTTTTGATTGGCACAGTTCTGTACATGGACATTGGACTTTAGTTACTATTTTAAAAGATTTTCCGAATTTTGAATCTAGAGATGCTGTTTTAGCTAAGCTGAAAGCAACCTTAACAGAATCTAATATTTTAAAGGAAATTGACTATTTTGATGACCAATACAACAAAACATTTGAACGTACTTACGGTTGGGCTTGGCTACTTAAATTAGCCGAAAGCTTAAAAGAATGGGACACGCCGGAAGGCCAACAACTATCAAAAAACCTAGCACCTTTAACAGCACTTATTGAGAAAAAATGCATCGCTTTTTTTAATAAATTAAATTACCCTATTCGCGTTGGGGAACATCCAAATACTGCTTTTGGGATGAGTTTTGCATTGGATTATGCTAAAAAATATAGCCCAGAATTAGAACAGGTAATTATTGACAAAGCCAAAGTGTTTTATTTACAAGATGAAGGTTGCCCGATAACTTGGGAGCCTGGAGGTTTTGATTTTTTATCGCCTTGTTTACAGGAAGCCTCACTTATGGCTAAAGTGTTACCAAAAACAGAATATATCAAATGGCTAGATGCCTTTTTACCTAATTTTAGACACAACCCTTCACAATTTATAAACACTGTAGAAGTGGTTGATAAAACGGATGGTAAAATGGCACATCTAGACGGTTTAAATTTTAGTCGCGCTTGGTGTTTGTATGAAATGGGCTTGATATTAGACAACCAAAACATGATGGCCTTAGCTAATACACATTTTAATGCTAGTTATGATAAAATGGATTCGGGAGAATATGCTGGTGCGCATTGGCTGGCTTCTTTTGCATTGTACGCTTTAAAATCTGGTGCACACAAGCTGTAA
- a CDS encoding GNAT family N-acetyltransferase, protein MSIYIETERLLLREFEVQDVDGLFTLDSNPLVHKYLGNKPVTNKAQCLGYITTCKQKYKAHGICRLAVIEKQSGDFIGWSGLRLIDDYTFNNRTNFYDVGYRFIPKYWNKGYATESGKAAVNYGFETLKLDTIFGLTEIKNEASHNALLKIGLDYIEDFYYPEEAVQLRWYAIKNPNL, encoded by the coding sequence ATGAGTATTTACATAGAAACAGAACGGTTACTCCTTCGCGAGTTTGAAGTCCAAGATGTTGATGGGTTATTTACCTTAGATTCTAATCCACTAGTCCACAAATACCTAGGAAACAAACCCGTAACCAATAAAGCCCAATGTTTAGGCTACATTACCACGTGCAAACAAAAATATAAAGCGCATGGCATTTGCAGATTAGCAGTTATAGAAAAACAGTCAGGCGATTTTATTGGCTGGTCTGGCTTAAGACTTATTGACGATTACACCTTTAACAATCGTACTAATTTTTACGACGTTGGGTATCGGTTTATACCAAAATATTGGAATAAGGGTTATGCTACGGAATCTGGAAAAGCAGCTGTTAATTACGGTTTTGAAACCCTGAAGTTAGATACTATTTTCGGTTTAACCGAAATAAAAAATGAAGCATCACACAACGCCCTATTAAAAATAGGCTTAGATTATATTGAAGATTTTTACTATCCCGAAGAGGCTGTACAATTACGTTGGTACGCCATTAAAAACCCTAATTTATAA
- a CDS encoding single-stranded DNA-binding protein yields MNTLRNKVQLIGNLGQDPEIINLESGKKLARFTLATNESYKNAKGEKITDTQWHQIVAWGKTADIIEKYVIKGKEVAIDGKLTTRSWEDKDGMKRYTTEVLCNELLLLGK; encoded by the coding sequence ATGAATACGTTAAGAAACAAAGTACAGTTAATTGGAAACCTTGGACAAGATCCTGAAATTATTAATTTAGAATCTGGTAAAAAGTTAGCAAGATTTACATTAGCCACAAACGAAAGTTATAAAAACGCAAAAGGAGAGAAAATTACAGATACACAATGGCATCAAATTGTGGCCTGGGGAAAAACGGCGGACATTATAGAAAAATATGTTATTAAAGGAAAAGAAGTGGCCATAGACGGAAAGCTAACCACCAGAAGTTGGGAAGATAAAGATGGTATGAAACGGTATACGACTGAGGTGCTTTGTAATGAATTGTTGTTGTTGGGGAAGTAG
- a CDS encoding S8 family serine peptidase, which produces MHRVYSSFCLLFLTICVNSCKTRFVHNPIIEKQNKISTKQFIDDNLKVWHHKDIIDDSIAGTSLDKAYDLILKNKEGKEIIVAIIDMQIDINHDDLKNSIWINKKEIFNNKIDDDKNGYIDDLNGWNFLGNENGKSAKFVNYEYTRILKKYTPIFNNSEYKTDLDSSLYVLYRKAKKKHAERYVYAIEDTNFIKVEYKDKKDAEKTLSKYFKDKTYSIKDLDSLKQLHPKDSILQMHISWVDYYIKNDFTDDYFEDYKLKGVERLNKLLNVDYNDRVLIGDDSDDLSDTKYGNSIVNNDVGFFDHGTLMAGIIAANRNNDMGTKGVSSNIKIMPICVASFGDEHDKDIALAIRYAVDNGAKVINMSFGKEFSLYKNWVFDAFKYAEKNDVLIISSAGNSSYNLNIFNEVYPNDNVDNGDEVSDNFLMVGASNYSANENLFVAISNYGNIDVDVFAPGNDIFTTSSKKKKYKSVRGTSAAAAITSGIAALIYSYYPSLTASQVKHIIMDSGVEYTFPVKLTKNDTIKTPFNQLSKSGKIVNAYNALIVADSISKK; this is translated from the coding sequence ATGCATAGAGTTTACTCGTCTTTTTGTCTTCTTTTTTTAACCATCTGTGTAAATAGTTGTAAAACAAGGTTTGTTCATAATCCTATAATAGAAAAGCAAAATAAAATATCAACAAAACAATTTATTGACGACAACTTAAAAGTTTGGCATCATAAAGATATTATTGATGACTCTATTGCAGGGACAAGTCTTGATAAAGCATATGATTTAATCTTAAAAAATAAAGAAGGAAAAGAAATTATTGTTGCAATAATTGATATGCAAATAGATATTAATCACGATGATTTAAAAAACAGTATTTGGATAAATAAAAAAGAGATTTTTAATAATAAAATAGATGATGATAAGAATGGCTATATTGATGATTTAAATGGTTGGAATTTTTTAGGAAACGAAAATGGAAAAAGTGCCAAGTTTGTTAATTATGAATATACACGTATTTTAAAAAAATACACTCCTATTTTTAATAATTCAGAATATAAAACGGACTTAGATTCATCGCTTTATGTTCTTTATAGAAAAGCTAAAAAGAAGCACGCAGAACGCTATGTTTATGCGATTGAGGATACTAATTTTATAAAAGTAGAATACAAAGACAAAAAAGATGCAGAGAAAACATTGTCGAAGTATTTTAAAGATAAGACGTATTCTATTAAAGATTTAGATAGCTTAAAACAGCTTCATCCTAAAGATTCTATTCTACAAATGCATATTTCATGGGTAGATTATTATATAAAAAATGATTTTACTGATGATTATTTTGAAGACTATAAACTTAAAGGAGTAGAACGACTTAATAAATTATTAAATGTAGATTATAATGATAGGGTATTAATTGGTGATGATTCTGACGATTTAAGCGATACTAAATATGGGAATTCAATAGTAAATAATGATGTTGGTTTTTTTGATCATGGAACTCTTATGGCTGGGATAATTGCTGCAAATCGAAATAACGATATGGGAACGAAAGGTGTTTCTAGCAATATTAAAATTATGCCAATCTGTGTTGCTTCTTTTGGAGATGAACATGATAAAGACATTGCATTAGCTATACGTTACGCTGTTGATAATGGTGCAAAAGTCATTAATATGAGCTTTGGAAAAGAGTTTTCGTTATATAAAAATTGGGTTTTTGATGCTTTTAAATATGCTGAGAAGAATGATGTGCTTATTATTTCTTCAGCTGGTAACTCTAGTTATAACTTAAATATTTTTAATGAGGTCTATCCTAATGATAATGTAGATAACGGAGATGAGGTTTCAGATAATTTTTTAATGGTTGGAGCTTCCAATTACTCAGCAAATGAAAACCTATTTGTTGCTATTTCTAATTATGGAAACATTGATGTAGATGTTTTTGCGCCAGGAAATGATATATTTACGACGTCATCAAAGAAAAAAAAATATAAATCTGTTAGAGGCACTTCTGCTGCGGCGGCTATAACATCAGGAATTGCGGCACTAATTTATTCATATTATCCAAGTCTTACTGCTTCACAAGTAAAACACATTATTATGGACAGTGGGGTAGAGTATACTTTTCCGGTCAAACTAACAAAAAACGATACTATAAAAACTCCTTTTAATCAGCTATCAAAATCCGGGAAAATTGTAAATGCTTACAATGCTTTAATTGTGGCGGATAGTATTTCCAAAAAATAA
- a CDS encoding ferritin-like domain-containing protein, whose protein sequence is MKTTKDNNALVNTLQDLLQKNYDAEAGYKQVMQKTENAPLKNWMQQKALQRNTFATELDFQIRKHNAEPKTSGTITADLHRGWINLKSTLSSETDEALLEECIRGEKASLSEYEEKLEQFNEDSEIKTIIESQLTTVRSALNTVKRLEDIIG, encoded by the coding sequence ATGAAAACGACAAAAGACAATAACGCATTAGTTAATACTTTACAAGACTTACTTCAAAAAAACTACGATGCAGAAGCTGGTTATAAACAAGTGATGCAAAAAACAGAAAATGCGCCTTTAAAAAACTGGATGCAACAAAAGGCATTACAACGTAATACGTTTGCAACCGAGTTAGATTTTCAAATAAGAAAACACAATGCAGAGCCTAAAACATCAGGAACTATAACTGCAGATTTACACAGAGGATGGATTAACTTAAAATCTACTTTATCTTCTGAAACAGATGAAGCGCTATTAGAAGAATGTATCAGAGGGGAAAAAGCAAGTCTTAGTGAATATGAAGAAAAATTAGAGCAATTTAATGAAGACTCTGAAATTAAGACCATTATTGAATCTCAGTTAACCACTGTAAGATCTGCATTAAATACCGTAAAAAGACTAGAGGATATTATAGGATAA